The genomic interval GCCTCTCTCCGCTGTCCAGGGAACGGCCGCGCCAGCCGGCGTGCGCGCCGCCGTGCGGGACGTACCGGCCTACCCGTTCACGCCGCTGGACGCGCCCATCAAACTCGACCAGAACGAGAACCCGTACGACTTCCCGGCTGAACTGAAAGCCGAAGCGCTGCGCCGCATGACCGAACGGCCCTGGAACCGCTACCCGGACCTGCACGCCGACGAACTGCGCCGCCGCATCGCCGCGTTCGAACACTGGGATGACCAGGGCGTGGTGGTCACGCCCGGCAGCAACGTCCTGATCAAACTGCTGACCGAACTGGCCGGCATCGGGCAGACCGTCGTGACCGTCAGCCCCACGTTCAGCGTGTACACCCTCGAAGCTCAGCTGCTCGGCGCGCACCTCGTTCAGGTGCCCCTGAACCCGGACTTCAGCCTGCCGGTGCAGGCCCTGAAAGCCGAACTGGCGCGCCACGAGCCGGGCGTGCTGTACATCACGCAGCCGCACGCCCCGACCGGCTTCGTGGACGCCGCCGCCGCCGTGCGCGAGCTGACCGAAGCGGCCGGCGACTGGGTGGTCGTGATTGACGAGGCGTACCACCAGTACAGCCACACCGACCACCGCGACCTCGTGCGGGAGGGCGGCAACCGCCTGAGCCTGCGCACCTTCAGCAAGGCCTGGGGCCTGGCGGGCCTGCGTGTGGGCTACGCCCTGGCCAGCCCCGCCCTGGCCGGGCAACTGCAGAAACTCGTGCCGGCCTTCAACGTGAGCCTGCTCGCGCAGGCCGCGCTGGAAGTGGCGCTGGAAAACCCTGGCTACATGCGCGGGCGCGTGCAGGAAGGCGTGCAGGAACGCGAGCGGCTCCTGGCGGCCCTGCGCGGCCACCCCACCCTGGAGGCGCTGCCCAGCCAGGCGAACTTCTTCCTGCTGCGCAGCCCCGACGCGGAAGGCACCTACCGGCACCTGCTCGCGCACGGCATCGTGGTCCGCCGCCAGGACCGCCTGCCGGGCCTCAGCGGGTGCCTGCGCGTCGCCGTGGGCACGCCCGCCGAGAACGACGCCCTGCTCGCCGCCCTGGCCGAGCGGCCGTGACCGCCCACCCCGGGCCGCCGTCCGCTGCGCCGCTCAGCGCGCAGGAAACGGCCCGGTTCACGCCCCCTGCGCCCTACGCCCCGCGCAGCGTGCTCGTCCGGGACTGCACGGCCTGCGGCGCGTGCTGCGCGGCGCCGGACATTCACGCGCTGCGTAAACCCCTCGGCGTTCCCTGCGTACACCTCGGCGCAGATGACGGCTGCGGGCACCTGTGCGCGGTGTACGCCACGCGGCCCGGCGTGTGCCGCCACTACCAGCCCGACTGGGTGTGCGGCGAGGTGGCGCCCCTGCCCACTCTGGACGCCCGGATCCGGCGGTTCCTGGACATCTACGGCCTGTAGGGATCACGCACCGGGAGAGCCCCCTGGACATCCAGGGGGCTCTCCCGGTGGTGTGACAAGCGGGGTCAGGCGCTGAGCGGCAACACCACCGCGCGGGCCTTCTGCCCCGCGGTCCGCGGCCGCAGGGACAGCACCAGCAGCGCCGTCTCGGGGCGCAGCAGGTACGGCAACCACGAATGGTTCAGGGTCCCCAGGGCCCGCTGCGACTCGCCGGGCGGCACGCTGCGCAGCACCAGCACGGCGCGCGTGGCGCCCGCATCGGCCCACAGGTCGGCCGTGCCCAGCCGGTCGGTGCCCTCACGGGAACGGTATTCGAATTCATAAGCGCGCCTCAGCAGGTGCATGACTGGTTCTCCTTCAGAACGATTGGGTCAGCTCAGCTTAGGTGACCCGCCGGTGTCCTTTGTCCCCACATCAGGCAAGGGGCGCCCTGCTGTCCGGGATGCATGTCGTTCTTGTCCGCGCAGCATGACCCACTTCGGTCAAACGGGCGTGAATGGACGGTGTGCTTCATGGGCCGCCCCGTACACTGAGCAGCGTGAGTGCCCCCGTCACCGAACTGCTCCGGGAGTACCAGGAGTACGTGCTGGCGTTCCGTCTGCGCCGCGCCGTAGGCGGCCGCGTCACCCCGCCCGGCGAGCAGCTGACCCTCGCGCAGTACGCCACGCTGCGCCTGGAACGCCAGACGCTGGCCCGGCAACTGGTCCGCGAAGGCCTGGACCCGCGCCTGATGCGGCGCCTCGACGCCCTGTCCGACCAGCTGATGTTCGGTTTCTGGCTGAACCCCGGGGAGGTCGCCGCGTTCCTGCGCGCCGCGATCCGCGAGGGCAGCCACCCGGCCCTGGGGGACCCGCAGGCCTTCGCGGCCCTCCTGACACCCACCGAACGTGCCCGGCTGGGCCTGGACGGGGTGGCGCGCGTGTGCGCCCACCACCTCGCCTGCTTCGGGCTGGCGGCCCCCATGCTGGACCCCGACGGCCTGAGTGCCACCTGGGACCGCATTGAAGCCACCCGACCGCCCCTGTTCCTGGACGAGCTGAGCGCGTGAGTGCCCTGCTTGGCGCGCTGCGCGCCCTGCTGCCCCGCCCCTGCCCTGGCTGCGGCGCACAACTGGGCACGCAGCCGGGCCTGTGCGGCCCCTGCCGCGGCGGACTGCGGGCCGAGGTGCAGCGCCACAGTCCCCTGCGCGCCCACCCGGAGCCGCACCTGCTGACCCTGGGCACGTACAGCGGCGTGCGCCGCCGCGCGGTCCGCGCCCTGAAGTTCGGCCAGGCCCGCGACCTCGCGGGCGTGCTGGGGGCCGCGCTGGCCGGCGGGGTGCCCGGCGGGTGGTCCGTGCAGGTCGTGGTGCCGGTGCCACTGCACCCCACGCGCCTGCGGGAACGGGGGTTCAATCAGGCTGAACTGCTGGGGCAGGCCCTGGCGGATACCCTGGGCGTGCCCTGCGTGGACGCGCTGCGCCGCACGCGCGCCACCGCCCAGCAGGCCCGGCGGCACGCCGCGGACCGCGACGTCCTGAGCGGCGCGTTCCAGGCGGCGCCCGGCCGGGTCCCACGCGGCGCTGTGCTGCTCGTCGACGACGTGCTGACCACGGGCCTCACCGCCCGCGCCTGCCAGGACGCGCTGCTCTCGGCCGGAGCGAGCGCCGTGTACATGGCTGTCGTCGCCCGCTGAGCCGGACGCGGGAAAGCCCGCCTGGAGCGGCGGGCCTGGGGGTCAGGGCAGTTTCTCGCCCGCGGTCACGGCGTCCGGCAGCCAGTTCTCCCGCGGGGGCAGCGGACAGGTCCAGCCGTCCCCGTACGCGCAGTACGGGTGGTACGCCAGATTGAAATCGAGCCGCACCAGGGCGCCGTCGCCGCCCAGCTGCCGGTCCAGCGGCGCGTCCAGGTACCGGCCCGCGCCGTAGGTCGCCTGGCCGCTCGTGGCGTCCCGGAACGGCACGAACACCCGCTCGGGGCGCTCCTCACCCAGCGGCGCGAAGACCGTCAGCGTGCGCTCGCCGCCCGGCAGGGGAACGGTCACTTCCCCGTACCGCGCCATGACGCGCGCCTCGCCCGTGTTGGTCTCCAGCCTGAACTCCGCACTCTCATCCTGCGGCAGCGCCGTGAGCGGCAGCGTGAAGGCCCAGGTCTCATCGGGCGGGTAGTAGCTCAGCCCGTCGAACGCGGCCGCGTCGACCGGGCCGCGCCCTGCGGCGAAATGCTCGTCCTTGCGGCGCCGGAAGTCCAGCAGCGCGCTGTCGTAGGCGCTCACTTTAGAAGTCCACCTGCACGCGCTGCCCGGCGTACTCCACGATGTCCCCGCGGCGCAGTTTCTTGCGCCGCCGGGTCTCGATCTCGCCGTTCAGGCGAACCTCGCCGCCCTGCACGCGGAATTTCGCCTCGCCGCCCGTTTCGACCATGCCGCGCATCTTCAGGAAGTCCTGAAGGTCAATCGTGTCCTGCCGCTCTCCTGTCATGCCGCGCAGCGTAGCAGCGCCGCCGCGCACCTGTCTGTGGCCCGGCGATCAAGCGGCCCGGCCGCTCAGGGGCCGACCTTGTACTGCGCGCTGAACAGCTTCAGGTCCGCGTCGTCCACCCGGCGGTCCTGGTTCAGGTCGCCCGCGGGGCCGCTCGTGCCGTAACTGTTCATCAGCAGGGCCAGATCGGTCAGGTCGATCTTTCCGTCGGCATTCAGGTCCGCGCCGCTCAGGCGCGCGCGCGCACTGGCACTCGTCCAGTCCTTCAGGCCCAGTTCGCGGCTGAGTTCTGCCCGCACGGCGTCCTGCAGGGGCAGGGGACCGCGCGGATTGAACTCGATGCGCCGCTCCGTGCCGGTCCCCACCACGCGCGCCGCGACGTCCGGGTTGAAGGGCGCGGCGCCGCCCAGCGTGAGGGTCACGCCGCCACTGGTGTCCAGCGTGACCGGAAAATCCGGGCCGGCGAGGGCGGCCAGGGCGTCCTGCACCGCTTTGGTCAGTTCAGCCCCCACGGGGCGCAGCTTCACGCTGGCCGCGTCAGCGCCGCCCAGCAGCAGCAGGGTCAGCAGCAGGCGTTTCATCGGCTCCCCCGCGCGGCCAGGATCGCCTCACGCAGTTTCGGCAGGGTGGTGATGTCCCCGGCCTTCACGGCGCCGTTCGTCACGGCGTACAGCCCCTGGTTGAAGCCCACCAGCGGACTGTCCAGCCGCGAGGCGTACAGCAGCGCCACGACCTCCAGCCCGGCGCGCAGTTCCGGCAGGTCCTCCAGGCCCTTGAGGACCACCAGGGCCGGCGCGCCCTCCTGCTGTGGCAGCCGGCTCGCGTCGCCGGACAGGGTCTCCGCGACGGTCAGCGGGTAGGCAAGGTAGGTGACGTCCCCGTCGCGGACTTCGGCAGGGGTGCCCAGCGTGGCGCGCACGATCACTTCGGCCTTCTGGGCCTGCTGCGCCAGGGTCAGGGTGGGCGCGGTGGTCGCCAGGGCCGGGGAAAGGGCCAGGGCGACCACCGCGGCGGTCCGCAGCGCGGCAACCCGGGGGCTCACTTGCCGCCTCCGGGGCCCGGGGTGGGCGGTTCCGTGGGGGGCGTGCCGGGCGGCGGGGTCACAGGCGGGTTGGTGGGGGTGGGCGCGTCTGTTTTCGGCGCCGGGGAAGTCGGGGCCGTTCCGGCCGGGGCGGTGGCCGGCTGCGCGGCTTTCTGTTCAGCGGCCTTCTGATCGTCCAGTTTTTTCTGCTCATCGGGGAAGAGCTTCTGGGCGAGGACTTTGCCTGCGCCGTCCCGCGCCTCGTACGCCAGGACCGGGGCGCTCAGGGTCACGGCCTTCGCTGGTTTCACGCTGACCAGCGCCACGCGCGCGCCGGTGCGCGGCACAGCCCTGAACCCCAGGTCCACGGTGAGGCGCGTGCCCTGCTGCCGCCAGAAGAGCAGGCCGCCCTGTTCGCCGGGCTGCACGCGCGTGACCGTTACGCCGGCCGGCAGGTCCCAGCCCAGGCGGGCGGCGCGGGCGCCGCGCGGCGCGGTGATGGTCACCGGAATGCGCGTCTCCCCGCGGATCTCCCCGGTGGGCAGCGTGAGTGCCAGACTCAGGGGCGGCAACTCCTGCACGGTCATGGCGTACGTCTTGCTCCTGCTGCTGAGGGTCGAGTCGGTGACCTCCAGCGTGAACGAGTACGTGCCGCTTTTGGTGGGTTTACCTTTCAGGGTCTGGCCGCTGAGGTCCACGCCTGGGGGCAGCGTGCCGCCCGTGACCCGCACCGTGTACGGCCCGACGCCGCCCGCGACCTCGATGGGCGCGCTGTACGTTTCGTTCAGGTACAGGGGGGGCAGGCCGCTGGCGCGTTCATTGAAGTACAGGGCGTCGCGGCTGCTGCTGGCCGAGGTGCCCGTGAGGTCCTGCCCGCAGGCTGCCAGGCCCAGCGGCAGGGTGCAGGCCAGCAGGACCCTCAGCCCCTGCCGGGCGGCGAAACGGGAGTGTGCCATGCCCAGAGTGTACCCGCGCGTCCGGGGGCGGGCGGTGAACGGTGCATGTGACGCCGCGGGAATCGTTCCCTGCGTCCATGTCCGCCGTGCGGGCCGCATTAGACTGCCGGGCATATGACGACCATCACCACGGAGGCCCCCGCCGCGCCGCGCGCCGGGGAGACGCTGGGCCGCTACACCGTCGAGCGCGTTGAAGCCCTGCCGGAGATGCAGGGCACGCTGGTGCTGCTGCGCCATGAGCTGGGTGCCCGGCACGCGCACGTGATCCGCGCGGACGACAACGCCGCGTTCGGCGTGACGTTCCCCACGGTACCCAGCGACAGTACGGGCGTGGCGCACATCCTGGAGCACGTGGTCCTGATGGGCAGCCAGCGCTTCCCGGTCCCGGACCCGTTCTTCTCCATGCTGCCGCGGTCGCTGAACACCTTCATGAACGCCATGACGGCCAGTGACTGGACCACCTACCCCTTCTCGACCCGCAACGAGAAGGACTTCTTCAATCTGCTCTCGGTGTACCTGGACGCCACGTTCTTCCCGCTGATGCGCTACGAGAGCTTCCGCCAGGACGGCCACCGCTTCGAGTTCGAGACGCCCGACGACCCCAGCACCCCCCTGAAACTCCAGGGCGTCGTGTACAACGAGATGAAAGGCGCCATGGCCAGCCCCGGCGCCGTGATGTGGCGCGCCTTCGGCAAGGCGCTGTACCCGGACCTGACCTACGCGAACAACAGCGGCGGCGCGCCCGACGCCATCCCGGACCTCACGTACGAGGACCTGCGCGCCTTCCACGCCGCGCACTACCACCCCAGCAACGCCTTTTTCTACACGTACGGGCAGCTGCCGCTGGCGCGGATCCTGGACGCCATCGAAAACCACGTGATGTCCCGCTTCTCCCCGCAGACGCTGGACGTCAGCATCCCCGACCAGCCTGCCTTCGCCGCCCCCCGCCAGGAGCGCGCCACGTACCCCGGCACCGACCAGGAGCGCGGCGCGCAGGTGCTTGTGGGCTGGAAACTCGGATACTCCAGCGACCCGGACCTGAACCTGCGCTGGAGCGTCCTGAGTGACGTGCTGCTCGGCAACCCCGCCGCGCCCCTCACGCGCCCGCTCATCGAGTCCGGTCTGGGCAGCGCCCTGGCGGACGGCAGCGGCTACCGCGACTCGTTCCGCGAGGGGGCCTTCGCCGCCGGCCTCAAGGGCCTGCCGGCCGGGAAGGCCGCCGAGGTCGAGGCGCTGGTGCTGGGCACCCTGGAGAGCATCGCGCAGAGCGGCATTGAACCGGAACTCATCGAGAGCAGCCTCCATCAGTTCGAGATCGCGCAGAAGGAGGTCAGCAACAGCGGCTACCCGTTTGCGCTGAGCGTCATGTTCCGCCTGCTGGGCCCCTGGCTGTACGGCGGAAATCCTATCACCGGCCTGCGGCTCGACGAGCAGCTCACCCGCCTGCGCGAAGACCTGGCGCGCGGACCGGTGTTCGAGCCGATGCTGCGTGACCTGCTGGCCGGCACGCACCGCGTGACGCTGGAAGTCGCGCCGGACCCCGAACTGGCCGCCCGCGCCGAAGCGGACGAGGCGGCGCTCGTCGCGCGCCTCAGCGCGGCCTTCACCGACGAGGACCGCCAGCGGATCGTGGCGGACAGCCTGCGCCTGAAAGAACTTCAGGGTCAGGAGAGTGACCCCAGCGTGCTTCCCACGCTGGACCTGAGTGACATTCCCACCGCTGTGAGCGACGTGCCGTACACCACCGAACGCGCCGGGCGCGCCCGCATTGCCCGCGCCGAGCAGCCCACGGGCGGCCTCACGTACCTGGACGTGCAGGTGCGCCTGCCTGCCCTGCCCGACACGCTGCTGGACACGCTGCCGCTGTACACCTTCGCGGTCACGCGCAGCGGCGCCGCCGGACAGGACTACGTGACCCTGGCGCGCCGCATCGAGGCCGTGACGGGCGGCGTGAGCGCCAGCGTGGGCGTCGGCACCCCGCCCGACGACCTCGGCGCCCTGCGGCTCGCCGTGACGTTCAGCGGCAAGGCCCTGGCCCGCAACGCCCCGGCCCTGGTGGCGGTCATGCGCGACCTGCTCACCGCGCCGGAGTTCACCCGTGACCGCCTGGAGCAGCTGCTCAAGCAGCGTCTCGCCGGGCTGAAAGCCAGCGTGGTGCAGAGTGGCAACGCGTACGCCGAGCGGCTCGCCGGGGCGCAGCTGAGTGTCAGTGGCGCCCTGAACGAGCGGCTGACGGGCCTGAGCGCCCTGAACACCCTCAAGGGCATCGTGGAGGGTGAAGGCGGCCTGGACGACCTGCTGGCCCGCTTTGCCCAGCTGCGCGAGGTGATCTTGCAGGGTGAACCCCTGATCGCCCTGACCGCCACCCCCCACGACCTGCACCTGGACCTCACGGACCTGGC from Deinococcus taeanensis carries:
- a CDS encoding pyridoxal phosphate-dependent aminotransferase, with protein sequence MTTEPLSAVQGTAAPAGVRAAVRDVPAYPFTPLDAPIKLDQNENPYDFPAELKAEALRRMTERPWNRYPDLHADELRRRIAAFEHWDDQGVVVTPGSNVLIKLLTELAGIGQTVVTVSPTFSVYTLEAQLLGAHLVQVPLNPDFSLPVQALKAELARHEPGVLYITQPHAPTGFVDAAAAVRELTEAAGDWVVVIDEAYHQYSHTDHRDLVREGGNRLSLRTFSKAWGLAGLRVGYALASPALAGQLQKLVPAFNVSLLAQAALEVALENPGYMRGRVQEGVQERERLLAALRGHPTLEALPSQANFFLLRSPDAEGTYRHLLAHGIVVRRQDRLPGLSGCLRVAVGTPAENDALLAALAERP
- a CDS encoding DUF1684 domain-containing protein, with product MSAYDSALLDFRRRKDEHFAAGRGPVDAAAFDGLSYYPPDETWAFTLPLTALPQDESAEFRLETNTGEARVMARYGEVTVPLPGGERTLTVFAPLGEERPERVFVPFRDATSGQATYGAGRYLDAPLDRQLGGDGALVRLDFNLAYHPYCAYGDGWTCPLPPRENWLPDAVTAGEKLP
- a CDS encoding ComF family protein, yielding MSALLGALRALLPRPCPGCGAQLGTQPGLCGPCRGGLRAEVQRHSPLRAHPEPHLLTLGTYSGVRRRAVRALKFGQARDLAGVLGAALAGGVPGGWSVQVVVPVPLHPTRLRERGFNQAELLGQALADTLGVPCVDALRRTRATAQQARRHAADRDVLSGAFQAAPGRVPRGAVLLVDDVLTTGLTARACQDALLSAGASAVYMAVVAR
- a CDS encoding insulinase family protein gives rise to the protein MTTITTEAPAAPRAGETLGRYTVERVEALPEMQGTLVLLRHELGARHAHVIRADDNAAFGVTFPTVPSDSTGVAHILEHVVLMGSQRFPVPDPFFSMLPRSLNTFMNAMTASDWTTYPFSTRNEKDFFNLLSVYLDATFFPLMRYESFRQDGHRFEFETPDDPSTPLKLQGVVYNEMKGAMASPGAVMWRAFGKALYPDLTYANNSGGAPDAIPDLTYEDLRAFHAAHYHPSNAFFYTYGQLPLARILDAIENHVMSRFSPQTLDVSIPDQPAFAAPRQERATYPGTDQERGAQVLVGWKLGYSSDPDLNLRWSVLSDVLLGNPAAPLTRPLIESGLGSALADGSGYRDSFREGAFAAGLKGLPAGKAAEVEALVLGTLESIAQSGIEPELIESSLHQFEIAQKEVSNSGYPFALSVMFRLLGPWLYGGNPITGLRLDEQLTRLREDLARGPVFEPMLRDLLAGTHRVTLEVAPDPELAARAEADEAALVARLSAAFTDEDRQRIVADSLRLKELQGQESDPSVLPTLDLSDIPTAVSDVPYTTERAGRARIARAEQPTGGLTYLDVQVRLPALPDTLLDTLPLYTFAVTRSGAAGQDYVTLARRIEAVTGGVSASVGVGTPPDDLGALRLAVTFSGKALARNAPALVAVMRDLLTAPEFTRDRLEQLLKQRLAGLKASVVQSGNAYAERLAGAQLSVSGALNERLTGLSALNTLKGIVEGEGGLDDLLARFAQLREVILQGEPLIALTATPHDLHLDLTDLAGVFHGEAPVGRPAPAPLPRAPQARTTDAPVAFNAVAFQTVPYTHPDSPALLVLSRLLRSEYLLSEIREKGGAYGGGASFDTRDGLFTMSSYRDPHVARTFQVFRDARAFLNTPLGERELTEAVLSASKLLDPLTSPDTAGRMRVFGDHAGYTAAAQQAYKARLLTVTLDDLRRVMDTYLTPGQAAYGLVTGRDPNTLADVQALGLTFDVQSV
- a CDS encoding Ig domain-containing protein, yielding MAHSRFAARQGLRVLLACTLPLGLAACGQDLTGTSASSSRDALYFNERASGLPPLYLNETYSAPIEVAGGVGPYTVRVTGGTLPPGVDLSGQTLKGKPTKSGTYSFTLEVTDSTLSSRSKTYAMTVQELPPLSLALTLPTGEIRGETRIPVTITAPRGARAARLGWDLPAGVTVTRVQPGEQGGLLFWRQQGTRLTVDLGFRAVPRTGARVALVSVKPAKAVTLSAPVLAYEARDGAGKVLAQKLFPDEQKKLDDQKAAEQKAAQPATAPAGTAPTSPAPKTDAPTPTNPPVTPPPGTPPTEPPTPGPGGGK
- a CDS encoding YkgJ family cysteine cluster protein, with translation MTAHPGPPSAAPLSAQETARFTPPAPYAPRSVLVRDCTACGACCAAPDIHALRKPLGVPCVHLGADDGCGHLCAVYATRPGVCRHYQPDWVCGEVAPLPTLDARIRRFLDIYGL
- a CDS encoding RNA-binding S4 domain-containing protein — translated: MTGERQDTIDLQDFLKMRGMVETGGEAKFRVQGGEVRLNGEIETRRRKKLRRGDIVEYAGQRVQVDF